From Methanocella paludicola SANAE, a single genomic window includes:
- a CDS encoding transposase: MKSLESVYNNYGGLPPDSFFQFFKYSMDDVIRGADWFFECQAKLVDLHGCAIAIDLNDVEHWGVEDEYVHPKKGLNKNTYVLRYAVASLVDESRKLALACMPVTTNDKLSDIVRVLLEKTMSHVLVDVVLFDRGFYNATILKTVDDLGMQFVIPLRKSMTSDNVWEESKKRGEYKLRYTVKGETDQVRAWLYLEEKKKEKKEDGRKEKGKRKGRNKSKKKREREYVGVISNMDVCPELVQNFMDWYFVRNNVETGFKEKNQYKIRTCSTDKAYRYLIYCISLYLMNLVQVVRMVNNTFFRNDEMKKLVKQLLRLEGSLIGEHRLSRTLIVIA, from the coding sequence ATGAAGAGCCTGGAATCTGTGTATAACAATTACGGGGGGCTCCCTCCGGACAGTTTCTTCCAGTTTTTCAAGTACTCCATGGACGATGTGATACGGGGAGCTGACTGGTTCTTCGAGTGTCAGGCCAAATTGGTGGACCTGCATGGCTGTGCTATTGCCATCGACTTGAACGATGTGGAGCACTGGGGAGTGGAGGACGAGTACGTGCACCCTAAAAAGGGCCTTAACAAGAACACGTACGTCCTCCGGTACGCCGTGGCCTCCCTTGTAGACGAGAGCCGCAAGCTCGCTCTGGCATGTATGCCCGTCACTACGAACGATAAACTCTCGGACATTGTACGAGTCCTCCTTGAAAAGACAATGAGCCATGTCCTGGTTGACGTCGTCCTGTTCGACCGGGGATTCTACAATGCCACCATCCTCAAAACCGTGGATGACTTGGGCATGCAATTCGTGATCCCCCTCAGGAAAAGCATGACATCGGACAATGTCTGGGAGGAATCGAAAAAACGGGGAGAATACAAATTACGGTATACAGTAAAGGGCGAAACAGACCAGGTACGGGCATGGCTATACCTCGAAGAGAAAAAGAAAGAGAAAAAAGAGGATGGTAGAAAAGAAAAGGGCAAAAGAAAGGGACGGAACAAGAGCAAGAAGAAGCGAGAAAGGGAGTACGTGGGAGTGATCAGCAATATGGACGTGTGCCCGGAACTGGTCCAGAATTTCATGGACTGGTACTTCGTAAGGAACAACGTGGAAACAGGTTTTAAAGAGAAGAACCAGTACAAGATACGAACATGCAGCACCGACAAAGCCTACCGATACCTTATCTATTGCATCAGCCTTTACCTGATGAACCTCGTACAGGTCGTAAGAATGGTTAACAACACCTTTTTCAGGAACGACGAGATGAAAAAACTCGTAAAACAATTACTGAGACTTGAAGGATCGCTGATAGGAGAGCACAGGCTCTCAAGAACCCTGATAGTGATTGCTTAG
- a CDS encoding DUF2284 domain-containing protein yields MPKPVETLENELRSMARESGASDLRFIKPSEVITAHWVRLKCQFGCKNYGTRYTCPPHSPTPEATRQVLDEYSKAYLIKYEGFLGFDEYPPKRLPDAMDELSLHVCKAAFDMERHAFLSGYYKAFSYGAHRCRKCDVCEVVQGGKGCRFPKDTRPSLESAGIDVFQTAKNAGMYTEVVQDKEIMKPEQLPTFTLLLVE; encoded by the coding sequence ATGCCGAAGCCGGTCGAAACGTTAGAGAACGAATTAAGAAGTATGGCCCGGGAGAGCGGGGCCTCGGATCTCAGGTTCATTAAACCTTCTGAAGTTATAACGGCGCACTGGGTGCGCCTCAAGTGCCAGTTCGGCTGCAAGAATTACGGTACGAGGTATACGTGCCCGCCGCACAGCCCCACGCCCGAGGCCACCCGGCAGGTGCTCGACGAGTACTCGAAAGCTTATCTTATAAAGTACGAGGGCTTCCTGGGGTTCGACGAGTACCCGCCAAAACGCCTCCCTGACGCTATGGACGAGCTGAGCCTTCACGTCTGTAAGGCGGCCTTCGACATGGAGCGGCATGCCTTCCTTTCGGGCTACTACAAGGCCTTCTCCTATGGGGCACACCGCTGCCGCAAGTGCGATGTCTGCGAAGTCGTCCAGGGTGGAAAGGGCTGTCGGTTCCCGAAAGACACCCGGCCCTCCCTCGAGTCCGCGGGCATCGATGTGTTCCAGACTGCCAAGAACGCCGGCATGTACACCGAGGTCGTGCAGGATAAAGAGATCATGAAACCTGAGCAGTTACCGACTTTTACGCTATTGCTCGTGGAATAA
- a CDS encoding glutaredoxin family protein — MADIRIFSQPTCPACNEVKEYLKGKGVPFTDYNILEDDKALEEMLHVHKVRVTPLIIINDKKKIIGFDVEEIEKALAENQ; from the coding sequence ATGGCCGATATTAGGATCTTTTCTCAACCGACCTGCCCGGCATGCAACGAAGTAAAGGAATACCTCAAGGGCAAGGGCGTACCATTCACCGACTACAATATACTGGAAGACGATAAGGCGCTCGAGGAGATGCTCCACGTCCATAAGGTCCGTGTTACCCCGCTGATCATTATCAACGATAAGAAAAAGATCATAGGCTTCGACGTGGAAGAGATTGAAAAAGCCCTCGCCGAAAATCAATGA
- a CDS encoding MFS transporter: MELKRQQILILAVANVIFTLGFGIIIPVLPYYSRNLGADAFILGLLMASFSLMQFIFAPYWGMLSDRIGRKPVLAIGLAGFGLSFIIFGLSTQLWMLFVSRIVGGILSAGIFPASFALIADITEPGERGKIMGWMGAAAGLGIIFGPAICGVFVPFGMSVPFFVAGAIALVTVVALYAVMPESRAVTIDMHAKKTSIADSFKAIATSLKTPIGVFLLLTMLINFALACYEGTFSYFLMDRFHLTSEALSSVPLLAFLDISIDATGPTLMAFLFTAMGIVMLFGQGILVGMALKRLKEEKTVIAGLLLSCAGLVAVLVAPDFVTLLLAACVIGVGSGLVMPSLSSYISGRTDKDTQGSALGVMGSYNSLGRIVGPPVGGFAYDVNMIFPYISSSILLALGALSVVFIMRASKKEEAEIIAVKPPV, encoded by the coding sequence ATGGAGCTTAAAAGACAGCAGATACTCATCCTCGCCGTGGCGAACGTCATATTCACGCTCGGTTTCGGCATCATCATACCCGTCCTGCCATACTATTCCAGGAACCTGGGCGCCGACGCCTTTATCCTCGGCCTGCTCATGGCGTCCTTCTCGCTGATGCAGTTCATCTTCGCCCCGTACTGGGGCATGCTGTCTGACCGCATCGGGCGCAAGCCGGTGCTCGCCATCGGCCTGGCGGGCTTCGGGCTGTCATTTATCATATTCGGATTATCCACACAGCTCTGGATGCTTTTCGTGTCTCGCATCGTGGGCGGCATCCTGTCGGCCGGTATCTTCCCGGCATCGTTCGCGCTTATCGCCGACATCACCGAGCCGGGCGAGCGCGGCAAGATCATGGGCTGGATGGGCGCAGCGGCGGGGCTTGGCATCATCTTCGGGCCGGCCATCTGCGGAGTGTTCGTGCCCTTCGGCATGTCCGTACCGTTCTTTGTGGCGGGCGCGATTGCGCTAGTCACGGTCGTGGCACTATATGCCGTCATGCCCGAATCAAGGGCCGTAACCATAGACATGCACGCTAAAAAGACATCCATCGCAGACTCGTTCAAGGCGATCGCAACATCCCTGAAGACGCCGATCGGCGTATTTTTACTCCTGACCATGCTGATCAACTTCGCACTGGCATGCTACGAAGGTACCTTCTCGTATTTCCTGATGGACCGGTTCCATCTTACCTCGGAAGCCCTCTCGTCGGTGCCGCTGCTCGCGTTCCTGGACATCTCCATCGACGCCACCGGCCCAACGCTCATGGCCTTCCTGTTTACCGCGATGGGCATCGTCATGCTCTTCGGGCAGGGCATACTCGTGGGCATGGCGCTCAAGCGCCTGAAGGAAGAAAAGACGGTCATCGCCGGCCTTCTCCTGTCCTGCGCTGGCCTGGTGGCCGTACTTGTGGCTCCCGATTTTGTCACGCTGCTCCTGGCGGCCTGCGTCATAGGCGTCGGCAGCGGCCTTGTGATGCCCAGTCTCAGCTCGTACATTTCAGGCCGGACCGATAAGGATACGCAGGGGTCTGCGCTGGGCGTCATGGGCTCCTATAACAGCCTGGGCAGGATCGTCGGGCCGCCCGTCGGCGGGTTCGCCTACGACGTGAACATGATATTCCCGTACATATCTTCGTCCATCCTGCTGGCCCTCGGGGCGCTCTCCGTCGTGTTCATCATGCGGGCCTCGAAAAAGGAAGAAGCGGAAATTATTGCGGTCAAACCCCCCGTATAA
- a CDS encoding NAD(P)/FAD-dependent oxidoreductase, giving the protein MAKTDLLDKGAILQRDKETYAIAPHLPGGICSPDTLRKLADVAEKYHAATLKVTGAQRIAIVGLREEDLDNVWIELGLSPGAAVGMCVRSIKVCPGTTFCKRGVQDSVGLGLALDKAYHGLTTPSKFKIGVSGCPNNCGEAWLKDLGFFGTVKGFTCVVGGEAGRTPRIGRELATGLNVDQSKDLADKVIQYYRQNAKPRERMGAFIERITFEKFAEDVRERRK; this is encoded by the coding sequence ATGGCTAAGACCGATCTTTTAGACAAGGGGGCTATTTTGCAGAGGGATAAAGAGACTTACGCGATCGCGCCCCATCTACCCGGGGGCATCTGCAGCCCCGATACGTTAAGGAAGCTGGCGGACGTCGCTGAGAAGTACCATGCGGCCACGCTGAAGGTCACGGGCGCCCAGCGCATCGCCATCGTCGGCCTCAGGGAAGAGGACCTGGATAATGTCTGGATAGAACTGGGCCTGAGCCCCGGCGCCGCCGTAGGCATGTGTGTCCGGAGCATCAAGGTCTGCCCGGGAACGACTTTCTGTAAGCGCGGCGTGCAGGACAGCGTCGGCCTCGGGCTGGCCCTGGATAAGGCGTATCACGGGCTTACGACGCCGTCCAAGTTTAAGATCGGTGTCTCGGGCTGCCCCAATAATTGCGGCGAAGCCTGGCTGAAGGACCTGGGCTTCTTCGGCACCGTCAAGGGTTTCACCTGTGTCGTCGGCGGCGAGGCCGGCAGGACCCCCCGTATCGGCCGGGAACTCGCCACCGGGCTTAACGTCGACCAGAGCAAAGATCTGGCCGATAAGGTCATCCAGTATTACCGCCAGAACGCAAAGCCCCGTGAGCGCATGGGTGCGTTCATCGAGCGGATCACCTTCGAAAAGTTCGCCGAGGACGTGCGGGAGCGACGCAAATAA
- a CDS encoding NAD(P)H-dependent oxidoreductase: MAKWKCGVCGYEMDGDSPPDDCPSCGSFKDEFYEKGKRPKDRLDERPELLIINGSKHRAHNTAYFATIAERAASEYGVSCKLLHLNDYNVEHCWCCYSMKEDMCRYPCRNAFDDVHKLHEMIMGAKAIIVVSPINWNGIPSRLKAFLDRLTCIENMYLIDKSTPLAGRTVGIIVNGHEDGAYKTAFDIFMVFQNLGYILAPYGIAYSTHGRAYQSETDHAYFKEDKLMEEYVKNVTHNVVSFSRLGVESKMDIRPSCE; the protein is encoded by the coding sequence ATGGCAAAGTGGAAATGCGGCGTCTGCGGCTACGAGATGGACGGGGATTCGCCTCCCGATGACTGCCCTTCCTGCGGCTCGTTCAAAGATGAGTTCTATGAAAAGGGAAAGCGCCCTAAAGACAGGCTTGACGAGAGGCCTGAACTACTCATTATCAACGGCTCGAAGCACCGGGCGCATAACACCGCCTATTTTGCCACTATCGCGGAGCGGGCAGCCAGCGAATACGGCGTTTCCTGCAAGCTATTGCACCTTAACGACTATAACGTCGAGCACTGCTGGTGCTGCTATAGCATGAAGGAGGATATGTGCCGATACCCGTGCCGGAACGCTTTTGATGACGTGCATAAGCTCCATGAGATGATCATGGGCGCGAAGGCGATCATCGTCGTCAGCCCGATCAACTGGAATGGCATACCGTCGCGGCTTAAGGCATTCCTGGACCGGCTCACCTGCATCGAGAACATGTACCTGATCGATAAGTCCACGCCGCTCGCCGGGCGCACCGTAGGCATCATCGTGAACGGCCACGAGGACGGCGCTTATAAGACGGCCTTTGACATTTTCATGGTCTTCCAGAATCTGGGCTATATCCTGGCCCCTTACGGCATCGCCTACTCGACCCATGGGCGGGCTTACCAGAGCGAGACCGACCACGCATACTTTAAAGAGGACAAGCTCATGGAAGAGTACGTGAAGAACGTGACGCACAACGTCGTCTCTTTTTCCAGGTTAGGCGTCGAGAGCAAAATGGACATAAGGCCCAGCTGCGAGTAA
- a CDS encoding nucleoside triphosphate pyrophosphohydrolase, which produces MMRKLVRDRVPDIIRKSGREPDVERVSGEWLRLALKDKLVEEACELRASEDVYEELADVLEVVDAIAEYWGIDRQKLENIKKEKLDRAGGFKEGYVLRDDGEKHLA; this is translated from the coding sequence ATGATGAGAAAGCTCGTGAGGGACAGGGTGCCGGACATCATCCGCAAGAGTGGCCGGGAGCCGGACGTGGAGCGTGTGTCCGGCGAATGGCTCAGGCTGGCGCTGAAGGATAAGCTCGTGGAAGAGGCTTGCGAGCTGCGTGCATCGGAAGACGTATACGAGGAACTCGCGGACGTCCTGGAAGTGGTGGACGCGATCGCCGAATACTGGGGTATCGACCGGCAGAAGCTCGAGAACATAAAAAAGGAAAAGCTGGACAGGGCCGGAGGATTCAAGGAAGGCTACGTGCTCCGGGACGATGGCGAAAAGCATTTGGCGTAG
- a CDS encoding NAD(+)/NADH kinase, which translates to MKANSVGIISRLDVKDPKGYIADMVKKLSYKVKLFLDPVTASLAGVAEATEIDEIYADLILIFGGDGTILRSLQLLPKPTPILGINMGEVGFLTVVDPETAFYMIDDVLDNYEVVERARLAVKLNDFELPCAMNEAVIITSRPAKISQFKIHVDGKFMEDFRADGVVIATPTGSTAYAMSAGGPILDPRVDGIIVVPLAPYKLSARPWVVPGESVVRLELMKEDKESMVVVDGQYTASVRKSDVLTFTRCDTPALFVKFGDKFYELVREKLGR; encoded by the coding sequence ATGAAGGCGAACTCCGTAGGCATCATCTCCCGGCTGGACGTGAAGGACCCGAAGGGCTACATAGCGGACATGGTCAAGAAGCTGTCGTACAAGGTGAAGCTGTTCCTGGACCCGGTGACGGCGTCGCTGGCGGGGGTCGCCGAGGCAACGGAGATCGACGAGATATACGCCGACCTTATACTCATTTTCGGCGGCGACGGCACGATATTACGCTCTTTACAATTACTGCCCAAGCCCACGCCTATCCTGGGCATCAACATGGGCGAGGTCGGGTTCCTGACCGTAGTGGACCCGGAGACGGCGTTCTACATGATCGACGACGTACTGGATAATTACGAGGTCGTCGAGAGGGCGAGGCTGGCCGTGAAGCTGAACGACTTCGAGCTTCCATGCGCCATGAACGAGGCGGTCATCATCACGTCGAGGCCGGCCAAGATATCGCAGTTCAAGATACACGTCGACGGCAAGTTCATGGAGGACTTCAGGGCGGATGGCGTTGTGATCGCCACCCCGACCGGCTCGACGGCCTATGCCATGAGCGCCGGCGGCCCCATCCTTGACCCGCGTGTCGACGGCATCATTGTTGTGCCGCTTGCGCCGTATAAGCTGTCCGCCAGGCCCTGGGTAGTCCCGGGAGAGAGCGTGGTCAGGCTCGAGCTGATGAAAGAGGATAAGGAGTCGATGGTCGTTGTGGACGGCCAGTATACGGCAAGCGTCCGGAAGAGCGACGTGCTGACGTTCACGCGGTGCGACACGCCCGCCCTGTTCGTGAAGTTCGGCGATAAGTTCTACGAGCTGGTCCGGGAGAAGCTCGGGCGGTAA
- a CDS encoding iron chaperone translates to MDQNNYETIDEYILQFSPEVRDKLSKLRKVIKEAAPEAEEKISYRMPAFAQNGILVYFAAFKEHIGFFPTSSGIAKFKDELSRYKGGKGSVQFPLDKPLPYELVSRIVKFRIAENMGKAKGGKRK, encoded by the coding sequence ATGGATCAAAATAATTATGAGACGATCGATGAGTACATTTTACAATTTTCTCCTGAGGTCCGGGATAAGCTAAGTAAGTTAAGAAAAGTTATCAAAGAGGCGGCGCCTGAGGCTGAAGAGAAGATAAGCTATCGGATGCCTGCTTTTGCGCAAAACGGCATACTGGTTTATTTTGCAGCCTTTAAAGAACATATTGGTTTCTTCCCTACGAGTAGCGGAATTGCCAAATTTAAAGATGAGCTGTCGAGGTATAAGGGAGGAAAGGGATCGGTGCAGTTTCCCCTGGATAAGCCTCTGCCTTATGAGCTGGTAAGCAGGATAGTTAAGTTCCGCATTGCCGAGAATATGGGAAAGGCAAAGGGCGGTAAAAGGAAGTAA
- a CDS encoding translation initiation factor IF-5A has protein sequence MKQQTEIKTLKEGKFVIIDDEPCTIVSVQHSKPGKHGAAKARIDAIGLFDGQKRSIVNPVDAKVYVPIVERKSAQVLSIAGSTAQLMDSSDYSTFELTIPDELKDKVKQGEEISYIAAMGKMKIQMRG, from the coding sequence ATGAAGCAGCAAACTGAGATCAAGACCCTCAAGGAGGGCAAGTTCGTGATCATAGACGATGAGCCGTGCACCATCGTATCCGTGCAGCACTCGAAGCCCGGAAAGCACGGCGCCGCCAAGGCCAGGATCGACGCCATCGGCCTGTTCGACGGCCAGAAGCGGTCCATCGTCAACCCGGTGGACGCCAAGGTATACGTCCCCATCGTTGAGAGAAAGAGCGCCCAGGTACTGTCCATCGCGGGCAGCACGGCCCAGCTCATGGATTCCTCGGACTACTCGACCTTCGAGCTCACCATCCCGGATGAGCTGAAGGACAAGGTCAAGCAGGGCGAAGAGATCTCCTACATCGCTGCCATGGGCAAGATGAAGATCCAGATGAGAGGGTGA
- the speB gene encoding agmatinase, whose protein sequence is MNLFADACSSFEEAEFVLYGVPFDATSSYRKGSKWAPLEMRKASYNFETYNGDLDVDLADVPIHDMGDCDVCCAVDDTLNEVYDVASSIVKAKKIPIMMGGEHSLTYPCVKAYKEKIGFVVMDAHYDLREEYEGVRNSHACVSRHIIDDITDKYVSIGIRSGPKEEYEYVKKNKKIRSYTANDVDGMGIDRILNETETYLKDCDRIYLSLDMDAIDPAYAPGLGTPEPFGMTPRQVRSVIRRLAPKTVGFDVVEISPEYDQGITAQLGAKLIRDFIAAKWKSMQKI, encoded by the coding sequence ATGAATCTTTTCGCCGACGCCTGTAGCTCTTTTGAAGAGGCGGAATTTGTCCTGTACGGTGTCCCTTTCGACGCTACGTCATCCTACCGTAAAGGCTCCAAGTGGGCGCCGCTGGAGATGAGGAAGGCCTCGTATAATTTTGAGACTTATAACGGGGATCTGGACGTCGACCTGGCGGACGTGCCCATCCACGACATGGGCGACTGCGACGTATGCTGTGCCGTAGATGATACTCTTAATGAGGTCTACGACGTGGCCTCGTCCATCGTCAAGGCGAAAAAGATCCCCATCATGATGGGCGGAGAGCACTCGCTCACATATCCCTGCGTCAAGGCATATAAAGAAAAGATAGGATTTGTCGTCATGGACGCGCATTATGACCTGCGGGAAGAGTACGAGGGCGTCCGGAACAGCCATGCCTGCGTCTCCCGGCACATTATCGATGACATCACCGACAAGTACGTGTCCATCGGGATCCGCAGCGGGCCGAAGGAAGAGTACGAGTATGTCAAAAAGAACAAAAAGATCCGCTCGTACACGGCTAACGATGTCGACGGGATGGGCATTGACAGAATATTGAACGAAACCGAGACGTACCTCAAGGACTGCGACAGGATCTACCTCTCGCTCGACATGGATGCCATCGACCCTGCCTATGCGCCGGGGCTGGGCACGCCCGAGCCGTTCGGCATGACCCCGCGGCAGGTAAGGTCGGTCATACGCCGCCTGGCACCGAAGACCGTGGGCTTCGACGTCGTCGAGATCTCGCCCGAGTACGACCAGGGCATCACTGCCCAGCTGGGGGCCAAGCTCATCCGGGACTTCATCGCCGCTAAATGGAAGTCCATGCAAAAAATATAA
- a CDS encoding general stress protein: MAEEKKKGMTVREAGQKGGEKVAGTHGKEFYEEIGHKGGEKTAETHGHEFYQEIGHKGGEKVAGTRGKEFYEEIGHKGGQKVKKLIEEGKESEEKK; encoded by the coding sequence ATGGCAGAGGAAAAGAAGAAGGGAATGACCGTACGGGAGGCCGGCCAGAAAGGCGGCGAGAAAGTCGCCGGGACCCACGGAAAAGAGTTCTACGAGGAGATCGGGCACAAGGGCGGCGAGAAGACCGCAGAGACCCACGGCCACGAGTTCTACCAGGAGATCGGCCACAAGGGCGGCGAGAAGGTCGCCGGGACCCGCGGCAAGGAGTTCTACGAGGAGATCGGGCACAAGGGCGGACAGAAGGTCAAGAAGCTCATCGAAGAGGGTAAGGAATCCGAGGAAAAGAAATAA
- a CDS encoding sensor histidine kinase has product MWHSPGIPDDIKARIFDRMIRGETKAKGTGLGLYLVKTLVRSFNGKVWVENRVAGDHTKGSRFIVRLPAIKN; this is encoded by the coding sequence TTGTGGCATAGCCCGGGCATACCGGACGATATCAAAGCCCGCATATTCGACCGCATGATCCGGGGCGAGACAAAGGCGAAGGGCACCGGCCTCGGCCTATACCTTGTGAAGACGCTGGTGAGATCGTTCAACGGAAAGGTCTGGGTAGAGAACCGGGTCGCGGGAGACCATACGAAAGGGAGCCGGTTCATTGTGCGGCTTCCCGCCATTAAAAATTAG
- a CDS encoding 30S ribosomal protein S15: MAKMHTRRKGRARSVRPIRKTPPTWLTIKKDEVEKLVLSLNAQNVPQAQIGLVLRDKYGVPDITQVTGRKVQKILKENNAAPKVPEDLTNLIKKAIGLHKHLDVNAHDLHNKRALQLTESKIRRLLKYYHASGVLPQDWVYTPSTAEILISR, translated from the coding sequence ATGGCTAAAATGCATACAAGAAGGAAGGGAAGGGCAAGGTCCGTAAGGCCCATAAGGAAGACCCCACCCACCTGGTTAACGATCAAGAAGGACGAAGTAGAAAAGCTCGTGCTCAGCCTCAACGCTCAGAACGTCCCCCAGGCCCAGATCGGCCTCGTCTTAAGGGACAAGTACGGCGTTCCCGACATCACGCAGGTCACCGGAAGGAAGGTCCAGAAGATCCTGAAGGAGAACAACGCGGCGCCCAAGGTGCCCGAAGACCTGACGAACCTCATCAAGAAGGCCATCGGCTTACACAAGCACCTCGACGTCAACGCGCACGACCTCCACAACAAGAGGGCCCTGCAGCTGACCGAGTCCAAGATCCGCAGGCTTTTAAAGTACTACCACGCGAGCGGCGTCCTGCCCCAGGACTGGGTTTACACGCCCAGCACGGCCGAGATCCTTATCTCCAGATAA
- a CDS encoding single-stranded-DNA-specific exonuclease RecJ, producing the protein MSDMSKLDELSSLTRPAVNKIKAQQFVRVVSHHDADGITACGIICHMLQRLNIPFQATIVSNLDHSIEKLIEPGEFVIFCDMGSGQPDIVNKYQAVILDHHMVLDGQKQIHVNPHLIGIDGGSEVSGSGVAYSLARMMGKNADLAGLAISGAIGDKQKMVSVNKDILNEGVNSGAITVQKGLKLGKGPLEKVLSCSTDPYFDFSGRPEEAKKFIDELGLKGSIESLSPEELKRLSSALTLKLLKKSPPDTIDSLLGDTYILNDELIKDVYDFSNTVNSCGKLGVPGLGLSVCLRYRPSVEEAEHRRFDYSEQILKALHDAISSVQECGSLRYLDICCSDVTGAIASTIIRYVMPDKPIIVLNTEDGNVKISARGTADLIGRGLDLSVAIRESAKQAGGSGGGHKIASGGMIPRGTEKTFLASADAIIGRQLNGSL; encoded by the coding sequence ATGAGCGACATGTCGAAGCTGGACGAACTCTCGAGCCTCACAAGGCCCGCGGTTAACAAGATCAAGGCGCAGCAGTTCGTCCGGGTCGTGTCACACCACGACGCGGACGGCATCACTGCATGCGGCATCATCTGCCACATGCTGCAGCGCCTTAATATTCCTTTTCAAGCGACCATTGTCAGTAACCTTGACCATTCTATCGAAAAACTGATCGAGCCCGGCGAGTTCGTCATCTTTTGCGACATGGGCTCCGGCCAGCCGGACATTGTTAATAAGTACCAGGCGGTCATCCTGGACCACCACATGGTCCTGGACGGTCAAAAGCAGATACATGTGAACCCCCACCTCATCGGCATCGACGGAGGCTCCGAGGTATCAGGCTCCGGCGTCGCCTATTCGCTTGCCCGCATGATGGGCAAGAACGCCGACCTGGCAGGCCTCGCCATTTCCGGCGCCATCGGCGACAAGCAGAAGATGGTCAGCGTCAACAAGGATATTCTTAATGAGGGCGTCAACTCGGGCGCCATTACTGTCCAGAAAGGGCTAAAGCTCGGCAAGGGCCCCCTGGAAAAGGTGCTCTCCTGCTCCACGGACCCGTACTTCGACTTTTCCGGGCGCCCCGAAGAGGCAAAAAAGTTCATCGATGAGCTCGGGCTCAAGGGCAGCATCGAATCGCTGTCCCCTGAAGAGCTCAAGAGGCTATCCAGCGCCCTGACCCTGAAGCTCCTGAAAAAGTCCCCGCCCGACACGATCGATTCGCTTCTGGGCGACACGTACATCCTTAACGACGAATTGATCAAGGACGTTTACGATTTTTCTAACACCGTCAATTCCTGCGGCAAGCTTGGCGTCCCCGGCCTGGGGCTGTCAGTCTGCCTGCGCTACCGGCCTTCGGTCGAGGAGGCCGAGCACAGGCGCTTCGACTACTCTGAGCAGATATTAAAGGCGCTTCACGACGCCATATCAAGCGTGCAGGAATGCGGGTCCTTAAGGTATCTGGATATTTGCTGCTCTGACGTCACGGGCGCGATCGCATCGACGATAATACGGTACGTGATGCCGGACAAGCCCATCATCGTCCTTAACACCGAGGACGGCAACGTAAAAATTTCTGCCCGCGGCACGGCCGACCTCATCGGCAGGGGCCTCGACCTGTCCGTGGCAATAAGAGAGAGCGCTAAGCAGGCCGGCGGCAGCGGCGGAGGGCATAAGATCGCCTCCGGCGGCATGATCCCCCGCGGCACCGAGAAAACGTTCCTGGCCTCCGCGGACGCCATTATAGGGAGGCAGTTGAATGGTAGCTTGTAA
- a CDS encoding KEOPS complex subunit Pcc1, whose amino-acid sequence MVACKARLSIESCDARSLAKSICADNISYVKTRYEGGFVVTDVEVDSVGSMLVTLDDILVNLKVANDVLCGRNADEDLKE is encoded by the coding sequence ATGGTAGCTTGTAAGGCCCGCCTGTCCATCGAGTCCTGCGATGCCAGGTCGCTGGCAAAGTCTATTTGCGCCGATAATATCTCGTACGTGAAGACCCGCTATGAGGGCGGCTTCGTGGTGACCGATGTCGAAGTGGATAGCGTCGGCTCGATGCTCGTCACGCTGGACGATATCCTGGTTAACCTTAAGGTGGCCAACGACGTCCTGTGCGGGCGCAACGCCGACGAGGACTTAAAAGAGTAG
- the speD gene encoding S-adenosylmethionine decarboxylase: MNNRFAPGEEIWGLEASLDIHGCNGKIDNADAVKIYVAELCELIKMKRYGPCLVERFGAPGTDLEGLSMFQFIETSCISGHFSPSTKSAYINVFSCADYDPEVVRKFTEKYFGAHDTKMLVNPRK; this comes from the coding sequence ATGAACAATAGATTCGCCCCGGGTGAAGAGATTTGGGGCTTAGAGGCAAGCCTTGACATTCATGGCTGTAACGGTAAGATCGACAATGCGGATGCGGTTAAAATTTATGTAGCCGAGCTCTGCGAGCTTATAAAGATGAAGCGGTACGGGCCCTGCCTGGTCGAGCGCTTTGGCGCCCCCGGCACTGACCTCGAAGGCCTCTCGATGTTCCAGTTTATCGAGACGTCCTGTATCAGCGGCCATTTCTCTCCCTCGACTAAGAGCGCCTACATAAACGTTTTCAGCTGCGCCGACTACGACCCCGAGGTCGTCAGGAAGTTCACAGAGAAATACTTTGGTGCCCACGATACGAAGATGCTGGTGAACCCCCGCAAATAA